One stretch of Nocardia mangyaensis DNA includes these proteins:
- a CDS encoding TetR/AcrR family transcriptional regulator: MTPARTRHHYTGTSVAERQIERRALFIEAGLSVFAEKSYANSSLSDVCATAGLSRRQFYELFAGREELLVAVYDTVQDRARDAVITAITTVQTTEVRVIIDAAVRAYTQAITADIRCVKVAFVEIVGVSPAVEEHRAQIRDRWGEVVAAATAGLPDARTPPGGWRVAMAAFIGAVNGAVHQWSLDDPRPPVDVLIDVFSTLLNALTSADSTR; encoded by the coding sequence GTGACGCCAGCCCGGACCCGACACCACTACACCGGAACCTCGGTCGCCGAGCGGCAGATCGAGCGCCGGGCGCTGTTCATCGAGGCGGGGCTGAGCGTGTTCGCCGAGAAGTCGTACGCGAACAGTTCGCTCAGCGACGTGTGCGCGACGGCGGGGTTGTCGCGGCGGCAGTTCTACGAGCTGTTCGCCGGGCGGGAGGAATTGCTCGTCGCGGTGTACGACACCGTGCAGGACCGGGCCAGGGACGCGGTCATCACGGCGATCACCACGGTGCAGACCACCGAGGTGCGGGTGATCATCGATGCCGCTGTTCGGGCGTACACCCAGGCCATCACCGCCGACATCCGGTGTGTCAAGGTCGCTTTCGTCGAGATCGTCGGCGTGAGCCCCGCGGTCGAGGAGCATCGCGCGCAGATCCGGGACCGGTGGGGCGAGGTGGTCGCCGCGGCGACCGCCGGACTGCCGGACGCCCGGACGCCACCCGGCGGCTGGCGGGTGGCCATGGCCGCGTTCATCGGCGCCGTCAACGGCGCGGTGCACCAGTGGAGTCTCGACGATCCGCGACCACCGGTCGACGTGCTCATCGACGTCTTCTCCACCCTGCTGAACGCGCTGACATCCGCGGACTCCACCCGCTGA
- a CDS encoding lipase family protein: MKSPTVLRWFALVTGVIMATSVAAAGSVAADPAAIAPAPAIPLPPELDPGFYLPPAEVVAATAPGAIIATRQVNIADFGILPVDVDAWQVSYRSNNSRDEAIPAVATLIKPRGQAVEPRKLLSVQLAEDSTAGYCAPSYALQHLSVAALAGQIVVPAEFLFAQAALAQGWAVVVPDHQGPYSAYAAGPLAGRITLDGIRAATSFAPLEAGPAAPVGLYGYSGGSIATGHAAELHASYAPELTIVGAAEGGVGADLGAALRMANNQLTSGLVFAAVLGLTREYPDFAAYLDQRLDPLGKGLAAIKSPLCVQYQSALLPFLNLTGMIGSDGDPLDDPPVAAMLADTKMGKSTPGMPMFIWHSAWDEILPLSATNELVDTYCRTPGTSLTYTRDHASEHIVAEVVGGPAALIWLRDRLDGIPATPGCTTSDVTTMTATPGALDFLGETLAAKFATWFGTPLGTA, from the coding sequence ATGAAATCTCCTACCGTTCTGCGGTGGTTCGCCCTGGTCACCGGCGTGATCATGGCGACATCGGTCGCCGCGGCGGGATCGGTCGCCGCCGATCCCGCGGCCATCGCCCCGGCACCGGCGATCCCCCTGCCGCCCGAGCTCGATCCCGGCTTCTACCTGCCGCCCGCCGAGGTGGTCGCCGCGACCGCGCCCGGCGCGATCATCGCGACCCGGCAGGTGAACATCGCCGATTTCGGCATCCTGCCGGTGGACGTGGACGCCTGGCAGGTGTCCTATCGCTCGAACAACAGCCGTGACGAGGCGATCCCCGCGGTGGCCACGCTGATCAAGCCGCGCGGACAGGCGGTGGAACCGCGCAAGCTGCTCTCGGTACAACTGGCCGAGGACTCGACCGCCGGCTACTGCGCGCCGTCCTACGCGCTGCAACATCTGTCGGTCGCGGCGCTCGCCGGTCAGATCGTGGTGCCCGCCGAATTCCTGTTCGCCCAGGCGGCTCTGGCGCAGGGCTGGGCCGTCGTCGTGCCGGATCACCAGGGGCCGTACTCGGCCTATGCCGCCGGACCGCTGGCGGGCCGGATCACCCTCGACGGCATTCGCGCCGCCACCAGTTTCGCTCCGCTCGAGGCCGGGCCTGCCGCGCCGGTCGGGCTCTACGGCTACTCCGGTGGGTCGATCGCGACCGGGCACGCCGCCGAACTACACGCCTCCTACGCGCCCGAACTCACCATCGTCGGCGCGGCCGAAGGTGGAGTCGGCGCCGATCTCGGTGCGGCACTGCGGATGGCGAACAATCAGCTCACCTCGGGGCTGGTCTTCGCCGCCGTCCTCGGACTCACCCGCGAATACCCCGATTTCGCCGCCTATCTCGACCAGCGCCTCGATCCACTCGGCAAGGGCCTGGCCGCGATCAAGTCGCCGCTGTGCGTGCAGTACCAGTCGGCCCTGCTGCCGTTCCTCAACCTGACCGGCATGATCGGCTCCGACGGCGACCCGCTCGACGATCCGCCGGTCGCGGCGATGCTCGCCGACACCAAGATGGGCAAGTCCACCCCCGGTATGCCGATGTTCATCTGGCACTCCGCCTGGGACGAGATCCTGCCGCTGTCGGCCACGAACGAGCTCGTCGACACCTACTGCCGCACCCCCGGCACCTCGCTCACCTACACCCGCGACCACGCCAGCGAACACATCGTCGCCGAGGTCGTCGGCGGCCCCGCCGCCCTCATCTGGCTGCGCGACCGCCTCGACGGCATCCCCGCCACCCCCGGCTGCACCACCTCCGACGTGACCACCATGACCGCCACCCCCGGCGCCCTGGACTTCCTCGGCGAAACCCTCGCCGCCAAGTTCGCCACCTGGTTCGGCACTCCCCTCGGCACCGCCTGA
- a CDS encoding sugar O-acetyltransferase: protein MGEHKQRMLAGELYQDSDPELVAERHRAQRLCDEFNRTGPDETARRTAVLRDLLGRFGEGSWVMPRFQCDYGHLVEIGSNSFLNYDAILLDCAPIVIGDDCSIGPRVQLLTALHPMDDHDKRRRRWESAAPIRIGNNAWFGGGVIVCPGVTIGDDVVVGAGSVVTRDLPDRVFAAGNPARVIRPL from the coding sequence ATGGGCGAGCACAAGCAACGGATGTTGGCGGGCGAGCTGTATCAGGACAGTGATCCCGAACTGGTGGCCGAACGGCACCGTGCGCAACGGCTGTGCGACGAGTTCAACCGGACCGGGCCCGACGAGACCGCGCGCCGCACCGCGGTGCTGCGGGATTTGCTGGGGAGGTTCGGCGAGGGCTCGTGGGTCATGCCGCGGTTCCAGTGCGACTACGGCCACCTCGTCGAGATCGGGTCCAACAGCTTCCTCAACTACGACGCCATCCTGCTCGACTGCGCGCCGATCGTGATCGGCGACGACTGCTCGATCGGCCCCCGCGTCCAGCTGCTGACCGCGCTGCACCCGATGGACGACCACGACAAGCGCAGGCGGCGGTGGGAATCGGCGGCGCCGATCCGGATCGGGAACAACGCGTGGTTCGGCGGCGGGGTGATCGTGTGCCCCGGCGTCACCATCGGTGACGACGTGGTGGTCGGCGCGGGCAGCGTGGTCACCCGCGACCTGCCCGACCGGGTGTTCGCGGCGGGCAACCCGGCGCGGGTGATCCGGCCGCTCTAG
- a CDS encoding DUF742 domain-containing protein produces the protein MRDPDLPRLPDPRMIPVRTPTGWRDPPPATAERTADHVDDRFVRPFVVTAGRTVPVLDGLRIETLVQAPPSALSAPLRFEERTVVQLCLRPHSIAEIGVALRVPVGIAKVIVSDLVAAGHVTVRDAPELSTAAIERIRDLVRAL, from the coding sequence ATGAGGGATCCCGATCTGCCCCGCCTGCCCGATCCGCGCATGATCCCGGTGCGGACGCCGACCGGCTGGCGTGATCCGCCGCCCGCGACCGCGGAACGGACCGCCGACCACGTCGACGACCGATTCGTGCGCCCGTTCGTCGTCACCGCGGGCCGCACCGTCCCGGTCCTGGACGGCCTGCGCATCGAAACCCTCGTTCAGGCGCCGCCCTCGGCCCTGTCGGCGCCGCTGCGGTTCGAGGAACGCACTGTTGTGCAGCTGTGCCTGCGTCCACATTCCATCGCCGAAATCGGTGTCGCCCTGCGGGTTCCGGTCGGCATCGCCAAGGTGATCGTCAGCGATCTGGTGGCGGCGGGGCACGTGACCGTCCGTGACGCACCGGAACTGTCGACCGCCGCCATCGAGAGGATCAGGGATCTTGTTCGCGCACTCTGA
- a CDS encoding GTP-binding protein, with protein sequence MVSGGFGVGKTTFIGAISEIEPLVTEASMTEVSIGIDDPGHRADKTATTVALDFGRVTLDDSLILYLFGTPGQDRFVFLWDDLVDGALGAVIVVDTSRVEDCYPVLDYFEDHNTPFIIVVNRFDAAPHFALDEVREALGLDDWIPVLDCDARDRDSVKNTLVALLEQVLLHRAHPRHREVS encoded by the coding sequence GTGGTCAGCGGCGGCTTCGGCGTCGGCAAGACCACCTTCATCGGCGCCATCTCCGAGATCGAGCCGCTGGTCACCGAGGCGTCGATGACCGAGGTGTCGATCGGCATCGACGACCCCGGCCACCGCGCCGACAAGACCGCGACCACCGTCGCCCTCGACTTCGGCCGTGTCACCCTCGACGACTCGCTGATCCTGTATCTGTTCGGCACCCCCGGCCAGGACCGTTTCGTGTTCCTCTGGGACGACCTCGTCGACGGCGCCCTCGGCGCGGTCATCGTCGTCGACACCAGTCGCGTCGAGGACTGCTACCCCGTTCTGGACTACTTCGAAGACCACAACACCCCCTTCATCATCGTGGTCAACCGCTTCGACGCCGCCCCCCACTTCGCCCTCGACGAGGTCCGCGAGGCCCTCGGCCTCGACGACTGGATCCCCGTCCTCGACTGCGACGCCCGCGACCGCGACTCCGTCAAGAACACCCTCGTCGCCCTCCTCGAACAGGTCCTCCTGCACCGAGCCCACCCCCGCCACCGCGAGGTCAGCTGA
- a CDS encoding roadblock/LC7 domain-containing protein codes for MTTQLPTADPHTFNWLLGNFVRNTDGVRDTVAVSSDGLLIAMSDGLDRAGADRLAAMVSGLSSLARSASRSYDFDGLKLIMIEMKRGFLLVSALGDGSCLGVIAEGGCDVGLVGYEMAVLAERAGSLLDPLLISELRESLRR; via the coding sequence GTGACCACCCAGCTACCTACCGCTGATCCGCACACTTTCAACTGGCTGCTCGGCAATTTCGTCCGCAATACCGACGGCGTGCGCGACACCGTCGCCGTGTCCTCCGACGGGCTGCTCATCGCCATGTCCGACGGCCTGGATCGCGCGGGCGCCGACCGGCTCGCCGCGATGGTGTCGGGATTGTCGAGCCTGGCCCGCAGTGCCTCGCGCAGTTACGATTTCGACGGCCTGAAGCTGATCATGATCGAGATGAAGCGCGGCTTCCTGCTGGTCTCGGCGCTCGGCGACGGCAGTTGTCTCGGGGTGATCGCCGAGGGCGGCTGCGATGTCGGGCTGGTCGGCTACGAGATGGCGGTGCTCGCCGAACGCGCCGGATCGCTGCTCGACCCGCTGCTGATCAGCGAACTGCGTGAGTCGTTGCGCAGATGA